In Streptomyces ambofaciens ATCC 23877, a single genomic region encodes these proteins:
- a CDS encoding NTP transferase domain-containing protein yields MTAYEPTGEPGAGPGPAPGPASAGYDAVVLAGGAARRLGGADKPGLRVGGRALLDRVLAACAGARTTVVVAGPRPTARPVTWAREDPPGGGPLAALAAGLGHTSAEHVLVLSADLPFLAEPTVGHLLSALAAGDVDGVLLTDADGRDQPLVAAYRARALRRELAALTRDGADLSGLPLRRLTGALRLTRVPDAVASFDCDTWDDIATARARIREHGHVLDEWISAAKDELGIDLEVDTHLLLDLARDAAHGVARPAAPLTTFLVGYAAGRTGGGPEAVAEAARKAAALAQRWAEEAASASAPAAGRPDVASDAAPDTRPDA; encoded by the coding sequence GTGACCGCGTACGAGCCCACCGGTGAACCCGGCGCCGGCCCCGGACCCGCGCCGGGCCCGGCGTCCGCCGGGTACGACGCCGTCGTGCTCGCGGGCGGGGCCGCCCGGCGGCTCGGCGGCGCGGACAAGCCGGGTCTCCGCGTGGGCGGACGCGCGCTGCTGGACCGCGTGCTCGCCGCCTGCGCCGGAGCGCGGACCACCGTCGTCGTCGCCGGACCACGGCCCACCGCACGGCCGGTGACCTGGGCCCGCGAGGACCCGCCCGGCGGCGGGCCGCTCGCCGCCCTGGCCGCCGGACTGGGTCACACCTCGGCGGAGCACGTGCTGGTGCTCTCCGCCGACCTGCCGTTCCTCGCCGAGCCCACCGTCGGACACCTGCTGTCGGCGCTCGCCGCCGGCGACGTCGACGGTGTGCTGCTCACCGACGCCGACGGCCGCGACCAGCCCCTCGTCGCGGCCTACCGCGCGCGGGCGCTGCGCCGCGAACTGGCCGCGCTCACCCGGGACGGAGCGGATCTCAGCGGCCTGCCCCTGCGCCGCCTGACCGGCGCCCTCCGCCTCACCCGCGTTCCGGACGCCGTCGCGTCCTTCGACTGCGACACCTGGGACGACATCGCCACCGCAAGGGCACGCATCAGGGAGCATGGTCACGTGTTGGATGAATGGATCTCCGCAGCCAAGGACGAGTTGGGCATCGACCTCGAGGTCGACACACACCTCCTGCTCGACCTCGCCCGGGACGCCGCCCACGGTGTGGCCAGGCCCGCGGCCCCGCTGACCACCTTCCTGGTCGGGTACGCGGCCGGGCGGACCGGAGGGGGCCCCGAGGCCGTCGCCGAAGCCGCCCGCAAGGCCGCGGCCCTCGCCCAGCGCTGGGCCGAGGAGGCCGCCTCCGCGTCCGCCCCCGCCGCGGGCCGGCCCGACGTGGCGTCCGACGCCGCCCCCGACACCCGCCCGGACGCGTGA
- a CDS encoding molybdopterin molybdotransferase MoeA — protein MASPGTRADEEAEDLDVEEALALVKEKPVPSHGAPVPAGAPSPAAHQGTSQGTPLRPPGPHHHATPWPEARATAERAARAAVRAAHRDPVSAPLDAALGLTLAAPLAALTDLPSFDTSAMDGWAVAGPGPWAVRDEGVLAGHAEPARLTDGEAVRIATGARVPQDTTAVLRTEHGRTDGRDRLQATRDVAHGQDIRPRGQECRSGDQLLPVGTLVTPAVLGLAAAAGYDTLTAVPRPRVDVLVLGDELLTGGLPHDGLIRDALGPMLPPWLRALGAEVRTVRRIGDDAEALYRTVTASDADLLVTTGGTAAGPVDHVHPVLDRIGAELLVDGVKVRPGHPMLLARIKEEQHLVGLPGNPLAAISGLLTLAEPLLRTLAARQAPEPYALPLRDAVHGHPYDTRLVPVVLRGDGAVPLRYNGPAMLRGIAAADALAVVPPGGARPGQETELLDLPWTTGGIGVCFT, from the coding sequence ATGGCCTCCCCCGGCACACGGGCGGACGAGGAAGCGGAAGACCTCGACGTGGAGGAGGCGCTCGCCCTCGTGAAGGAGAAACCCGTCCCTTCGCACGGCGCCCCCGTACCGGCCGGTGCGCCCTCACCCGCCGCGCACCAAGGCACGAGCCAAGGCACCCCGCTCCGGCCGCCGGGGCCCCACCACCACGCGACGCCCTGGCCCGAAGCACGCGCGACCGCCGAGCGCGCCGCCCGCGCCGCCGTGCGCGCCGCCCACCGGGACCCGGTCTCCGCGCCCCTGGACGCGGCCCTCGGACTGACCCTGGCCGCGCCGCTGGCCGCCCTCACCGACCTGCCCTCCTTCGACACCTCCGCGATGGACGGCTGGGCCGTCGCCGGGCCGGGCCCCTGGGCGGTACGCGACGAGGGCGTGCTGGCCGGGCACGCGGAGCCCGCGCGCCTCACCGACGGCGAGGCCGTCCGCATCGCCACCGGAGCGCGCGTCCCCCAGGACACCACCGCCGTACTGCGCACCGAGCACGGCCGCACCGACGGCAGGGACCGGCTGCAGGCCACCCGTGACGTCGCCCACGGCCAGGACATCCGCCCGCGGGGCCAGGAGTGCCGCAGCGGCGACCAACTGCTGCCCGTCGGCACCCTGGTGACTCCGGCGGTGCTGGGCCTCGCGGCGGCCGCCGGCTACGACACCCTCACCGCGGTCCCCCGCCCCCGCGTCGACGTCCTGGTCCTCGGGGACGAGCTGCTCACCGGAGGGCTGCCGCACGACGGCCTCATCCGGGACGCGCTCGGCCCGATGCTGCCCCCCTGGCTGCGGGCCCTGGGCGCCGAGGTCCGCACGGTCCGCCGGATCGGTGACGACGCCGAGGCCCTGTACCGCACCGTGACGGCCTCCGACGCCGACCTGCTCGTCACGACCGGCGGAACCGCCGCGGGCCCCGTCGACCACGTCCACCCGGTCCTGGACCGGATCGGTGCCGAACTCCTCGTGGACGGCGTCAAGGTGCGCCCCGGCCACCCGATGCTGCTGGCCCGGATCAAGGAGGAACAGCACCTCGTCGGCCTCCCCGGCAACCCCCTCGCCGCGATCTCCGGACTGCTCACCCTCGCCGAGCCGCTGCTGCGCACCCTCGCCGCGCGCCAGGCGCCGGAACCCTACGCGCTGCCCCTGCGGGACGCGGTGCACGGGCACCCGTACGACACCCGGCTCGTCCCCGTCGTCCTGCGGGGCGACGGCGCCGTGCCGCTGCGCTACAACGGACCGGCCATGCTGCGCGGCATCGCCGCCGCCGACGCCCTGGCCGTCGTGCCCCCGGGCGGTGCGCGGCCGGGGCAGGAGACCGAGCTGCTCGACCTGCCCTGGACCACCGGCGGAATCGGAGTGTGTTTCACGTGA
- a CDS encoding potassium channel family protein, protein MKLPGQDAIARQADEHLVTHRVKLPRKLVEHPIRQVGKRLSMALVVLLATAFIVYADADGYNDNSDGSVDLLDAFYYATVTLSTTGYGDITPVSDAARLTNIFVITPLRVMFLIILVGTTLEALTERTREEWRLNRWRSTLRDHTVVVGFGTKGRSAIQTVCATGLRKEQVVVVDPSGKAIEAATAHGYAGVIGDATRSDVLNRAEVYRAKQIIIATQRDDTAVLVTLTARQLNRGAKIVVAVREEENAPLLKQSGADAVITSASAAGRLLGLSVLSPAAGMVMEDLISQGSGLDLVERPVIKAEVGRSPRETDDLVVSVVRGHRVLGYDDPAVGGLELADRLITIVRATPATHVAPDARPLPRD, encoded by the coding sequence GTGAAACTTCCGGGCCAGGACGCGATCGCCCGCCAGGCGGACGAGCATCTCGTGACCCATCGGGTGAAACTCCCGAGGAAGCTGGTGGAGCACCCCATCCGCCAGGTCGGCAAACGGTTGTCCATGGCCCTCGTGGTCCTCCTGGCGACGGCGTTCATCGTCTACGCCGACGCCGACGGCTACAACGACAACTCCGACGGCTCCGTCGATCTCCTCGACGCCTTCTACTACGCCACCGTCACCCTCTCGACCACCGGGTACGGCGACATCACACCCGTCAGTGACGCGGCCCGGCTGACCAACATCTTCGTCATCACGCCGCTGCGCGTGATGTTCCTGATCATTCTGGTCGGCACCACCCTGGAAGCCCTCACCGAGCGCACTCGGGAGGAGTGGCGCCTGAACCGCTGGAGGTCCACCTTGCGCGATCACACCGTCGTCGTCGGTTTCGGCACCAAGGGGCGGTCGGCGATCCAGACCGTCTGCGCGACCGGTCTGCGCAAGGAGCAGGTCGTGGTGGTCGACCCCAGCGGGAAGGCCATCGAGGCCGCGACGGCCCACGGCTACGCGGGGGTGATAGGGGACGCGACCCGCAGTGACGTGCTGAACCGTGCCGAGGTGTACCGGGCGAAGCAGATCATCATCGCCACCCAGCGGGACGACACGGCCGTCCTGGTGACGCTGACGGCCCGGCAGCTCAACCGGGGCGCGAAGATCGTCGTCGCGGTCCGCGAGGAGGAGAACGCGCCGCTGCTGAAGCAGTCCGGCGCCGACGCCGTGATCACCAGCGCCAGCGCCGCGGGCCGGCTGCTCGGGCTCTCCGTGCTCAGCCCCGCCGCCGGCATGGTCATGGAGGACCTCATCAGCCAGGGCAGCGGGCTCGACCTCGTCGAGCGGCCGGTCATAAAGGCCGAGGTGGGCCGGAGCCCGCGCGAGACGGACGACCTGGTGGTGAGCGTCGTGCGCGGACACCGGGTGCTCGGATACGACGATCCGGCCGTCGGTGGGCTGGAGTTGGCCGACCGTCTGATCACGATCGTGCGGGCGACGCCGGCCACCCATGTGGCGCCCGACGCCCGCCCGCTGCCCCGCGACTGA
- a CDS encoding ABC transporter permease, which yields MSTATSTETKELSTVSTESLAALLVAKERPPRPSALSTSVTFGWRAMLKIKHVPEQLFDVTAFPIMNLLMFTYLFGGALAGSPSEYIQFVLPGILVMSVVMITMYTGVSVNIDIEKGVFDRFRSLPIWRPSAMVGYLLGDMLRYTIASVVMLAMGLLLGYRPDGGFVGVVAGIALLLVFSFAFSWIWTMFGLMMRSEKSVMSVSMMVIFPLTFLSNVFVDPKTMPGWLQAFVNNSPITHLASAVRGLMAGDWPGAEIAWTLGWAGVLLLVFGPVTMRLYNRK from the coding sequence ATGAGCACGGCCACGAGCACCGAGACCAAGGAACTCTCCACGGTCAGCACCGAGTCGCTGGCGGCCCTGCTGGTCGCCAAGGAGCGGCCGCCACGGCCCAGCGCGCTCTCCACGTCCGTGACGTTCGGGTGGCGCGCGATGCTCAAGATCAAGCACGTGCCGGAGCAGCTCTTCGACGTCACCGCGTTCCCGATCATGAACCTGCTGATGTTCACGTACCTCTTCGGCGGTGCGCTGGCGGGTTCGCCCAGCGAGTACATCCAGTTCGTGCTGCCGGGCATCCTCGTGATGTCGGTCGTGATGATCACGATGTACACGGGGGTCTCGGTCAACATCGACATCGAGAAGGGCGTCTTCGACCGCTTCCGTTCGCTGCCCATCTGGCGGCCCTCGGCGATGGTCGGCTACCTGCTCGGTGACATGCTGCGCTACACCATCGCGTCCGTCGTCATGCTCGCCATGGGCCTGCTGCTCGGCTACCGGCCGGACGGCGGATTCGTGGGGGTGGTCGCCGGGATCGCGCTGCTGCTGGTGTTCTCGTTCGCCTTCTCGTGGATCTGGACGATGTTCGGGCTCATGATGCGCTCCGAGAAGTCGGTGATGAGCGTCAGCATGATGGTGATCTTCCCGCTCACCTTCCTGTCCAACGTCTTCGTCGACCCGAAGACCATGCCGGGCTGGCTCCAGGCGTTCGTCAACAACAGCCCGATCACCCACCTGGCATCCGCGGTGCGGGGCCTGATGGCCGGTGACTGGCCCGGTGCCGAGATCGCCTGGACGCTGGGCTGGGCGGGTGTGCTCCTGCTGGTCTTCGGCCCCGTCACGATGCGGCTCTACAACCGCAAGTAG
- a CDS encoding ATP-binding cassette domain-containing protein: MSTQTSGLAIETAGLVKTFGETRAVDGVDLAVPAGTVYGVLGPNGAGKTTTVKMLATLLRPDSGQAHVFGRDVVREADEVRSRVSLTGQYASVDEDLTGTENLTLLGRLLGHGKKASLERSEQLLAAFGLTDAAAKQVKHYSGGMRRRIDIAASILNTPDLLFLDEPTTGLDPRSRNQVWDIVRAVVAQGTTVLLTTQYLDEADQLASRIAVIDKGRVIAEGTKGELKASVGAGSVHLRLRNAEQRPEAERLLRDLLTAEIQLEPDPVALTARLATAASDAAADLAAKALGELVRQGITVDNFSLGQPSLDEVFLALTGRDTGQNTGNGTDDSTGTGPDTKDEVAA; this comes from the coding sequence ATGAGCACGCAGACGTCCGGACTAGCGATCGAGACCGCGGGGCTGGTGAAGACGTTCGGTGAGACCCGCGCCGTGGACGGGGTGGACCTCGCGGTGCCCGCCGGCACCGTCTACGGCGTCCTCGGGCCGAACGGCGCGGGCAAGACCACCACGGTGAAGATGCTCGCCACCCTGCTGCGGCCGGACAGCGGCCAGGCCCACGTCTTCGGCCGCGACGTCGTCCGCGAGGCCGACGAGGTACGCAGCCGGGTGAGCCTCACCGGGCAGTACGCCTCGGTCGACGAGGACCTCACCGGCACCGAGAACCTGACCCTGCTGGGCCGGCTCCTCGGTCACGGCAAGAAGGCGTCGCTGGAGCGGAGCGAGCAGCTGCTGGCGGCATTCGGACTGACGGACGCCGCGGCGAAGCAGGTCAAGCACTACTCCGGTGGCATGCGGCGGCGGATCGACATCGCCGCGTCCATCCTCAACACCCCGGACCTGCTCTTCCTCGACGAGCCGACGACCGGCCTCGACCCGCGCAGCCGCAACCAGGTGTGGGACATCGTGCGCGCGGTCGTCGCCCAGGGCACGACCGTGCTGCTGACCACGCAGTACCTCGACGAGGCCGACCAGCTGGCGTCGAGGATCGCCGTCATCGACAAGGGCCGGGTGATCGCCGAGGGCACCAAGGGCGAGCTGAAGGCGTCCGTCGGCGCCGGCTCCGTCCACCTGCGGCTGCGGAACGCGGAACAGCGGCCCGAGGCCGAGCGGCTGCTGCGCGACCTGCTGACCGCCGAAATCCAGCTGGAACCGGATCCGGTGGCGCTGACCGCCCGCCTGGCGACGGCGGCGAGCGACGCGGCCGCCGACCTGGCCGCCAAGGCGCTCGGCGAGCTGGTCCGGCAGGGCATCACCGTGGACAACTTCTCCCTGGGACAGCCCAGCCTCGACGAGGTCTTCCTGGCGCTGACCGGGCGCGACACCGGCCAGAACACCGGCAACGGCACCGACGACAGCACCGGCACCGGCCCTGACACGAAGGACGAGGTGGCGGCATGA
- a CDS encoding NAD(P)H-quinone oxidoreductase: MHAITISEPGGPEALVWAEAPDPVPGEGEVLVEVTASAVNRADIMQRQGFYDPPPGASPHPGLECSGRVAAVGSGVSGWSVGDEVCALLAGGGYAEKVAVPAGQLLPVPKGIDLKRAAALPEVVCTVWSNVFMVAHLRPGETLLVHGGSSGIGTMAIQLAKAVGAKVAVTAGTAEKLERCAELGADILINYREQDFVAEVKEATGGAGADVILDNMGAKYLDRNVQALAVNGRLAIIGMQGGRKGELNIGTLLAKRAAVSATSLRARPLEEKTAIVAAVREHVWPLLDGGHVSPVVDRELPMSEAAAAHRIVEESGHIGKVLLVTSS, from the coding sequence ATGCATGCGATCACGATTTCCGAACCCGGAGGCCCCGAGGCGCTGGTGTGGGCCGAGGCCCCAGATCCGGTACCCGGCGAGGGCGAGGTCCTGGTCGAGGTGACGGCCAGCGCCGTCAACCGCGCCGACATCATGCAGCGCCAGGGCTTCTACGATCCCCCGCCCGGCGCCTCCCCCCACCCCGGCCTGGAGTGCTCCGGGCGGGTGGCGGCCGTGGGGTCCGGCGTGTCCGGCTGGTCCGTCGGCGACGAGGTGTGCGCGCTGCTCGCGGGCGGCGGTTACGCCGAGAAGGTCGCCGTGCCGGCCGGCCAGCTCCTGCCGGTTCCGAAGGGCATCGACCTCAAGCGGGCGGCGGCCCTGCCCGAGGTGGTCTGCACCGTCTGGTCGAACGTCTTCATGGTCGCCCACCTGCGCCCCGGCGAGACGCTGCTCGTGCACGGCGGCTCCAGCGGGATCGGCACCATGGCCATCCAGCTCGCCAAGGCCGTCGGCGCCAAGGTCGCCGTGACGGCGGGCACCGCGGAGAAACTGGAGCGCTGCGCCGAACTGGGCGCCGACATCCTGATCAACTACCGGGAGCAGGACTTCGTCGCCGAGGTGAAGGAGGCCACGGGCGGCGCCGGTGCCGACGTCATCCTCGACAACATGGGCGCCAAGTACCTGGACCGCAACGTCCAGGCCCTCGCCGTCAACGGCCGGCTCGCGATCATCGGCATGCAGGGCGGCCGGAAGGGCGAGCTGAACATCGGCACCCTCCTCGCCAAGCGCGCCGCCGTCAGCGCGACCTCGCTGCGGGCGCGGCCGCTGGAGGAGAAGACGGCGATCGTGGCGGCCGTGCGCGAGCACGTCTGGCCGCTGCTGGACGGGGGGCACGTCAGCCCGGTCGTCGACCGCGAACTCCCGATGAGCGAGGCCGCCGCCGCCCACCGGATCGTGGAGGAGAGCGGGCACATCGGGAAGGTGCTGCTGGTCACCTCGTCGTAG
- a CDS encoding bacterial proteasome activator family protein: protein MEMPRNDRSPENPQILVVGQDGMALSSGGGDDDSREIPVTEQVEQPAKVMRIGSMIKQLLEEVRVAPLDEASRARLKEIHASSVKELEDGLAPELVEELERLSLPFTEDTTPTDAELRIAQAQLVGWLEGLFHGIQTTLFAQQMAARAQLEQMRRALPPGVGQDGEEPPHPGGRSGGPYL from the coding sequence ATGGAGATGCCGAGGAACGACAGGTCGCCGGAGAACCCCCAGATCCTGGTCGTCGGCCAGGACGGTATGGCGCTCAGCAGCGGTGGCGGGGACGACGACTCCCGCGAGATCCCGGTGACCGAGCAGGTGGAACAGCCTGCCAAGGTCATGCGGATCGGCAGCATGATCAAGCAGCTGCTGGAAGAGGTACGCGTCGCACCCCTGGACGAGGCGAGCCGGGCCCGGCTCAAGGAGATCCACGCCAGCTCGGTGAAGGAGCTGGAGGACGGTCTGGCGCCGGAGCTGGTCGAGGAGCTGGAGCGGCTCTCCCTGCCCTTCACGGAGGACACGACCCCGACCGACGCCGAACTGCGGATCGCCCAGGCGCAGCTGGTCGGCTGGCTGGAGGGCCTGTTCCACGGCATCCAGACCACGCTGTTCGCCCAGCAGATGGCCGCGCGCGCCCAGCTCGAGCAGATGCGCCGCGCGCTGCCGCCGGGCGTCGGCCAGGACGGCGAGGAGCCGCCGCACCCGGGCGGCCGCTCCGGCGGTCCCTACCTGTAG
- a CDS encoding Stk1 family PASTA domain-containing Ser/Thr kinase, producing the protein MSQDAGQGRYAGRALAGGRYQLRDLLGEGGMASVHLAYDSVLDRQVAIKTLHTELGREQAFRERFRREAQAVAKLTHTNIVSVFDTGEDDLGGLTTPYIVMEYVEGRPLGSVLDEDVRQQGAMPADKALKITADVLAALEISHEMGLVHRDIKPGNVMMTKRGVVKVMDFGIARAMQSGVTSMTQTGMVVGTPQYLSPEQALGRGVDARSDLYSVGIMLFQLVTGRLPFDADSPLAIAYAHVQEEPVAPSSVNRALPPAVDALVSRALKKNPNERFPSAVAMRDECLRVAASFHAAPPSIVPGAPASSGAGVGSAVFPPVDQSGPVPTGPVQTPYQPTPAPGPYGTPAPAAPSPAYGYPQQSGYQTPAASPYAPQQHQGASTPPPYNLTPSTPASGSPGGGKSNKMVVIGSIAVAVLVVGGVIGALAMNGGGGDDPKGGDATASASVSDTQAAGYRGPDKTKTIEKDECTEPEESYNDPEKIQVPDFTFKYIGSVKECFQAAGWTMEVVEVDENTYGEGSIRDQFPAPGTDVDPDDMPKIQLKVSTGNPPSA; encoded by the coding sequence ATGAGCCAGGACGCCGGACAGGGCCGGTACGCGGGGCGGGCGCTCGCCGGCGGCCGCTACCAGCTGCGCGACTTGCTCGGCGAGGGCGGCATGGCCTCGGTGCACCTGGCGTACGACTCGGTCCTGGACCGGCAGGTCGCGATCAAGACACTGCACACCGAGCTGGGCCGGGAGCAGGCCTTCCGCGAGCGCTTCCGCCGCGAGGCCCAGGCAGTGGCCAAGCTCACGCACACCAACATCGTCTCGGTCTTCGACACCGGCGAGGACGATCTGGGCGGCCTGACGACGCCGTACATCGTCATGGAGTACGTCGAGGGCCGCCCGCTCGGCTCGGTGCTCGACGAGGACGTCCGGCAGCAGGGCGCGATGCCCGCCGACAAGGCGCTGAAGATCACCGCCGACGTGCTGGCGGCCCTGGAGATCAGCCACGAGATGGGCCTGGTCCACCGCGACATCAAGCCGGGCAACGTGATGATGACCAAGCGCGGCGTGGTCAAGGTGATGGACTTCGGCATCGCCCGCGCCATGCAGTCCGGCGTGACCTCGATGACGCAGACCGGCATGGTCGTCGGCACCCCGCAGTACCTCTCGCCGGAACAGGCCCTCGGCCGCGGCGTGGACGCCCGCTCCGACCTGTACTCGGTCGGCATCATGCTGTTCCAGCTGGTCACCGGGCGCCTGCCGTTCGACGCGGACTCGCCGCTGGCCATCGCCTACGCGCACGTGCAGGAGGAGCCGGTGGCTCCTTCGTCGGTCAACCGCGCCCTGCCGCCGGCCGTGGACGCGCTGGTGTCCCGCGCGCTGAAGAAGAACCCCAACGAACGGTTCCCCAGCGCCGTGGCCATGCGGGACGAGTGCCTGCGCGTCGCGGCCTCCTTCCACGCGGCCCCGCCGAGCATCGTGCCGGGCGCGCCCGCGTCGAGCGGCGCGGGTGTCGGCTCCGCGGTGTTCCCGCCGGTCGACCAGAGCGGACCGGTTCCCACCGGCCCCGTCCAGACGCCGTACCAGCCGACGCCGGCCCCGGGCCCGTACGGCACCCCGGCGCCCGCCGCGCCCTCCCCCGCGTACGGCTACCCCCAGCAGAGCGGCTACCAGACGCCGGCCGCCTCGCCGTACGCGCCGCAGCAGCACCAGGGCGCGTCCACGCCGCCGCCGTACAACCTCACGCCCTCCACACCGGCGTCCGGCTCCCCGGGCGGCGGCAAGAGCAACAAGATGGTGGTCATCGGCTCGATCGCGGTCGCCGTCCTGGTGGTCGGCGGCGTGATCGGCGCGCTGGCGATGAACGGCGGCGGCGGGGACGACCCCAAGGGCGGTGACGCCACCGCCAGCGCCTCCGTGTCGGACACGCAGGCGGCGGGCTACCGCGGGCCGGACAAGACGAAGACGATCGAGAAGGACGAGTGCACCGAGCCCGAGGAGTCGTACAACGACCCCGAGAAGATCCAGGTGCCCGACTTCACCTTCAAGTACATCGGCTCGGTCAAGGAGTGCTTCCAGGCCGCCGGCTGGACGATGGAGGTCGTCGAGGTCGACGAGAACACCTACGGTGAGGGCTCGATCCGGGACCAGTTCCCGGCGCCCGGCACGGACGTAGACCCGGACGACATGCCGAAGATCCAGCTCAAGGTCTCGACGGGCAACCCGCCGTCGGCCTGA
- a CDS encoding protein kinase domain-containing protein, translating to MAQQQRAQGPSEPEATGGGMSDAPETWGNGGLVGDGRYRLTRRLGRGGMAEVFAAEDVRLGRTVAVKLLRADLAEDPVSKARFTREAQSVAGLNHHAIVAVYDSGEDFVGGQSVPYIVMEIVEGRTIRDLLLNAEAPGPEQALIIVSGVLEALAYSHQHGIVHRDIKPANVIITHNGAVKVMDFGIARALHGASTTMTQTGMVMGTPQYLSPEQALGKAVDHRSDLYATGCLLYELLALRPPFTGETPLSVVYQHVQDIPTPPSEVSDATPPELDGLVMRSLAKDPDDRFQTAEEMRGLVQYGLQMLYEQGGHTGTWNTGPVTAHDGRHTAAAGLAGTSVLPHPDHGASGTQQIPQPILPNGYGGGDDGGFEGRGNKGSGRGKLWILAVLAVIAIAAGVALALNNGDGGKGGGETDKSPSATTSQSTDDESASASPSDEETQETTDPGSEQGNGGGGTGDGDYTPSYTPSYTPSYSATQDPTGDPTGDPTTDPTTPTDDPTTDPTGDPTTDPTGDPTGGTDGGATGEPGGGGEPAGE from the coding sequence ATGGCACAGCAGCAGCGCGCCCAGGGCCCGTCCGAACCCGAGGCGACTGGCGGCGGTATGTCTGACGCGCCGGAGACCTGGGGCAACGGCGGCCTGGTCGGCGACGGCCGGTACCGGCTGACCCGCAGGCTCGGGCGGGGCGGCATGGCCGAGGTGTTCGCCGCCGAGGACGTCCGCCTCGGACGCACCGTGGCCGTCAAGCTGCTGCGCGCCGACCTCGCCGAGGACCCGGTCTCCAAGGCGCGCTTCACGCGTGAGGCCCAGTCGGTGGCCGGACTCAACCACCACGCCATCGTGGCCGTGTACGACTCCGGCGAGGACTTCGTCGGCGGCCAGTCCGTGCCGTACATCGTGATGGAGATCGTCGAGGGGCGCACCATCCGCGACCTCCTCCTGAACGCCGAGGCGCCCGGCCCCGAGCAGGCCCTGATCATCGTCTCCGGGGTGCTGGAGGCGCTCGCCTACTCGCACCAGCACGGCATCGTCCACCGTGACATCAAACCGGCCAACGTGATCATCACGCACAACGGCGCGGTGAAGGTGATGGACTTCGGCATCGCCCGCGCCCTGCACGGCGCGTCCACGACGATGACGCAGACCGGCATGGTCATGGGCACCCCGCAGTACCTCTCCCCGGAGCAGGCCCTCGGCAAGGCCGTCGACCACCGCTCCGACCTGTACGCGACGGGCTGCCTGCTGTACGAACTCCTCGCGCTGCGTCCGCCGTTCACCGGCGAGACGCCGCTGTCGGTGGTCTACCAGCACGTCCAGGACATCCCGACGCCCCCGTCCGAGGTCTCCGACGCCACTCCGCCGGAGCTGGACGGCCTGGTGATGCGGTCCCTGGCCAAGGACCCCGACGACCGCTTCCAGACCGCCGAGGAGATGCGCGGCCTGGTCCAGTACGGGCTGCAGATGCTGTACGAGCAGGGCGGCCACACCGGCACGTGGAACACCGGCCCGGTGACCGCGCACGACGGCCGTCACACCGCGGCGGCCGGTCTCGCGGGCACCTCGGTGCTGCCGCACCCCGACCACGGCGCCTCGGGCACCCAGCAGATCCCCCAGCCGATCCTGCCGAACGGCTACGGCGGGGGCGACGACGGCGGCTTCGAGGGCCGCGGCAACAAGGGCAGCGGCCGCGGCAAGCTGTGGATACTGGCCGTCCTCGCGGTGATCGCCATCGCCGCGGGCGTCGCGCTGGCCCTGAACAACGGTGACGGCGGCAAGGGCGGCGGCGAGACGGACAAGAGCCCGTCGGCGACCACCTCGCAGAGCACGGACGACGAGTCGGCCTCCGCGTCCCCCAGCGACGAGGAGACGCAGGAGACCACCGACCCGGGCTCGGAGCAGGGCAACGGCGGGGGCGGCACGGGCGACGGGGACTACACGCCGTCGTACACACCGTCGTACACGCCGTCGTACAGCGCCACGCAGGACCCGACGGGGGACCCGACCGGCGACCCGACGACGGACCCGACGACGCCGACGGACGACCCGACGACCGACCCGACCGGCGACCCGACGACGGACCCCACCGGGGACCCGACGGGCGGCACCGACGGCGGCGCGACCGGCGAACCGGGCGGCGGGGGCGAACCGGCCGGCGAGTGA
- a CDS encoding pyridoxamine 5'-phosphate oxidase family protein, whose protein sequence is MPSDAQLAVGLLGRTAYGRAATTLRALPFLAFARHIVADGRILLRMPRSCGYHRLCAGSVVAYGADNLSSAAPGESLWAVQVVGRCEVHEPDADERERFGREPRRVDGEPFDPVYLRIEPQFGAVHAADGAAAPL, encoded by the coding sequence ATGCCCTCCGACGCACAGCTCGCCGTCGGCCTGCTCGGCCGCACCGCCTACGGCCGGGCGGCCACCACCCTGCGCGCCCTGCCCTTCCTCGCCTTCGCACGGCACATCGTGGCCGACGGCCGGATCCTGCTGCGCATGCCCAGGAGCTGCGGGTACCACCGGTTGTGCGCGGGGAGCGTCGTCGCGTACGGGGCCGACAACCTGAGCTCCGCCGCGCCCGGCGAGAGCCTGTGGGCCGTGCAGGTCGTGGGCCGGTGCGAGGTCCACGAACCGGACGCCGACGAGAGGGAACGGTTCGGCCGCGAGCCCCGCCGGGTGGACGGCGAGCCCTTCGACCCGGTCTACCTGCGGATCGAGCCGCAGTTCGGCGCGGTGCACGCCGCGGACGGCGCCGCCGCCCCCCTGTGA